One genomic segment of Lampris incognitus isolate fLamInc1 chromosome 2, fLamInc1.hap2, whole genome shotgun sequence includes these proteins:
- the si:dkey-6n6.1 gene encoding extracellular matrix protein 2: MSSLWLRYLCIFAVAWLTEGRVGRRGEKPEGSKLRVNTRAPIQNDSFLPGQCRVGGMALFDGAMWSPQPCSVCQCQKGTVRCHAVPCSVSTTKPDDRDKKDRFPEMRNSFQRRGGSAKLSVATGGQEAKKRKEQKTLTPAVIIKPQPVKNRKQEASVILSTRENRLHVPLPPVSVPMPAVKSMKDTFQTSDEDDYDDDHDDDFDDDIVGPPLLKVTARPTPRAMPRPALMPARRQVVKPATAGRPVVTFPEKPSFMESLPPGCLLSDSLIACGSTGMTHFPIITDQGVKTLYLADNRISKIPARALAGLPNLEWLDLSRNKLDDSSISPTLFQNLTKLRRLILDGNNLTKVPAFLPSSLVELKMNDNKLRGLTPSTFKGLSKLLTLELEDNYFHDGNVSPLTFRPLKKLIYLRLEDNKFRAIPSGLPISLQELHLSDNKIEVVHAGVLNKTVSLRVLDLSHNHIREDRIAPRAWIHLLKLESLDLSHNKLVHVPSFLPARLRRLTLHHNQIERIPGYVFGHMRPGLDSIHLSHNRLRDDGIEDVSFVGLTTSLSELLLDHNQLQSIPHGLLQLKNLQLLRLNHNLISYVPMNALCDTRASEDSPLVSVHLEYNLIQRRLIPPIAFSCIKNYHSVLLRPQRQEDYE; this comes from the exons ATGTCCAGCCTGTGGCTCCGTTACCTGTGTATCTTTGCAGTGGCCTGGCTCACTGAAGGGAGAGTCGGCAGAAGAGGAGAGAAGCCCGAAGGATCCAAATTGAGGGTCAACACAAGAGCACCTATACAGAATGACAGTTTCCTGCCCG GTCAGTGCCGGGTGGGTGGTATGGCTCTGTTTGACGGGGCCATGTGGTCTCCTCAGCCCTGCTCGGTGTGCCAGTGTCAGAAAGGGACTGTCAGATGCCATGCAGTTCCCTGTTCCG TGTCAACAACAAAGCCGGACGATAGAGACAAAAAAGACAGGTTCCCTGAGATGAGGAATAGtttccagagaagaggaggaagTGCCAAGCTCTCTGTTGCGACAGGAGGGCAGGAAGCCAAAAAGAGGAAGGAGCAAAAAACG CTTACACCTGCTGTCATTATTAAACCCCAACCAGTCAAGAACAGGAAACAGGAGGCATCAGTTATCTTGTCTACCAGGGAAAATCGACTGCATGTTCCCCTACCACCAGTGAGTGTGCCCATGCCTGCAGTGAAGTCAATGAAAGACACCTTCCAGACGTCAGATGAGGACGACTACGACGACGATCACGATGACGACTTTGATGATGACATTGTGGGACCACCCCTGCTGAAAGTCACAGCCCGACCTACTCCAAGAGCCATGCCACGACCTGCGCTGATGCCAGCTAGAAGACAGGTGGTTAAGCCTGCCACAGCAGGCCGCCCAGTGGTCACTTTCCCCGAAAAGCCCAGCTTCATGGAGTCATTGCCCCCCGGATGTCTGCTCTCAGACTCTCTGATAGCCTGCGGCAGCACCGGCATGACACACTTCCCCATCATCACTGACCAGGGGGTAAAAACTTTATACCTGGCAG ACAACAGGATCAGTAAGATTCCTGCCAGGGCACTGGCAGGCCTGCCAAACCTGGAGTGGCTGGACCTGAGCAGGAACAAGCTGGATGACTCCTCCATCAGCCCAACGCTCTTCCAG AATCTGACTAAACTGAGGAGGCTGATTTTGGACGGCAACAATCTCACCAAAGTCCCGGCGTTCCTCCCATCCTCTCTTGTGGAGCTGAAAATGAATGACAACAAACTCCGTGGTCTTACGCCCAGCACTTTCAAAG GTTTGTCTAAACTTCTGACATTGGAACTGGAGGACAACTACTTTCATGATGGAAACGTGTCCCCGCTGACTTTCCGTCCTCTGAAGAAGCTCATTTACCTTCGCCTGGAGGACAACAAGTTCCGCGCCATCCCGTCTGGCCTGCCCATTTCCCTTCAG GAACTTCACTTGTCGGACAACAAAATTGAGGTGGTGCATGCTGGTGTCCTCAACAAGACCGTCAGTCTGAGAGTGCTGGACCTCAGCCACAACCATATCCGTGAGGATCGCATAGCTCCACGAGCCTGGATACACCTGCT GAAGCTGGAATCACTGGACCTATCCCACAACAAACTGGTGCACGTGCCGTCatttctgcctgcccgcctgcgcCGCCTTACCCTGCATCACAACCAGATCGAGCGCATCCCCGGCTATGTGTTCGGCCACATGCGGCCTGGCCTGGACTCCATCCACCTGTCCCACAACAGGCTACGGGACGACGGCATTGAGGATGTGTCCTTCGTAGGCCTGACAACTTCTCTGTCGGAGCTGCTGTTGGACCACAACCAGCTGCAGTCCATCCCCCATGGCCTGCTCCAACTGAAGAACCTGCAGCTCCTCCGGCTCAACCACAACCTCATCAG CTATGTTCCGATGAACGCCCTGTGTGACACGCGCGCCAGTGAAGACTCGCCCCTGGTCTCTGTTCACCTTGAGTACAACCTGATTCAGCGCCGTCTCATCCCCCCCATCGCCTTCTCTTGCATCAAAAACTACCACAGTGTCCTGCTGCGGCCTCAGAGACAGGAAGACTATGAGTAG